TGGGCGCTGAGCAGCGGGCAGGAGATAGCGCGGGAGCAGGGCTACGCGCCTCTGCCGGCGCCCGTCCTGAGCCAGGCCAAAGCCGCCGCCGGCCAGGTCAAGTAGCCGGCCGATTGCGCCGGCGGCGGGAATCCGCTACAACCGAAGGCTTGGAACTCACCATCGAGAAGCTGATCTACGGCGGCGACGGGCTGGCGCGCCTGCCCGGCGACGAGCGTGGCCGCGGCAAGGCCATCTTCCTGCCCTTCGTGCTGGAGGGCGAGCGCGTGGAGGCGGCGCTGGCGGAGCAAAAGCCGGGCTTCGCGCGCGCCCGCGTGGAGCGCGTGCTGGAAGCCTCGCCCCAGCGCGTCGCCCCCGCCTGTCCCTACTTCACGCAGTGCGGCGGCTGCCATTACCAGCACGCCGCCTACGAGCACCAGGTGGCGGTGAAGGCCGCCATCCTGCGCGAGACCCTGCGCCGCACCGCCAAGCTGGAATCGCCGGGAGAGATCCAAGTCCATCCCTCTCCGCCCTGGAGCTACCGCAACCGCACCCGCGTGCGGGTGCAGGCACAGCCGTTCTCCCTGGGTTACCACCGCATGGGATCGCACCGGCTGCTGGCGGTGGAGCAGTGTCCCATCAGCTCGCCGCTGATCAACCACGCCCTCGCCGCTTTGTGGGAGCTGGGTCGCGCGCAGAGACTCGGGGGCGGCCTGCAGGAGGTGGAGATCTTCGCCGATGCCGAGGACCGCAAGCTCGCGCTCGAGTTCCATGCCGCGGCGGAGGCGGAGCTTCCGGAGGCGCTGGCGCAGGACGTGGCCGCGGTCCTGCCGGAGGTGGCCAGCCTGGCATTCTTCCGCGGCCCCGAGGCCCGCCCCGAGGTCCTGCTGGGGGAGGGCGGGCTCACCTACGCCACGCGCCGCGCCTCCTACCGGGTCAGCGCCGGATCGTTCTTCCAGACCAACCGCCACCTCGCCGACGAACTGGTCGAAGTGGTCACGGCGGGGCGCAGCGGCACGACCGCGTTGGACCTCTACGCGGGGGTGGGCCTGTTCTCGACCGTGCTGGCCGCCGGCTTCGAGCGGGTGCTGGCGGTGGAATCGGCCGCGCCCACCTACGCCGACCTGAAGCACAACGTTCCCGCCCAGGTGAAGTGCTT
This window of the Terriglobales bacterium genome carries:
- the rlmD gene encoding 23S rRNA (uracil(1939)-C(5))-methyltransferase RlmD, with product MELTIEKLIYGGDGLARLPGDERGRGKAIFLPFVLEGERVEAALAEQKPGFARARVERVLEASPQRVAPACPYFTQCGGCHYQHAAYEHQVAVKAAILRETLRRTAKLESPGEIQVHPSPPWSYRNRTRVRVQAQPFSLGYHRMGSHRLLAVEQCPISSPLINHALAALWELGRAQRLGGGLQEVEIFADAEDRKLALEFHAAAEAELPEALAQDVAAVLPEVASLAFFRGPEARPEVLLGEGGLTYATRRASYRVSAGSFFQTNRHLADELVEVVTAGRSGTTALDLYAGVGLFSTVLAAGFERVLAVESAAPTYADLKHNVPAQVKCFHATTQEYLERKTRSAAGLVVVDPPRAGLGEKVVRLLGRLAAPRLTYVSCDPATLSRDLRGLLELGFRVEQVHLVDLFPQTFHIESVLHLAR